In Monodelphis domestica isolate mMonDom1 chromosome 3, mMonDom1.pri, whole genome shotgun sequence, the following proteins share a genomic window:
- the LOC100013558 gene encoding polyadenylate-binding protein 4-like encodes MNTAASSYPMASLYVGDLHSDVTEAMLYEKFSPAGPVLSIRVCRDMITRRSLGYAYVNFQQPADAERALDTMNFDVIKGKPIRIMWSQRDPSLRKSGVGNVFIKNLDKSIDNKALYDTFSAFGNILSCKVVCDENGSKGYAFVHFETQDAADRAIEKMNGMLLNDRKVFVGRFKSRKEREAELGAKAKEFTNVYIKNFGDDMDDGRLKELFSKYGKTLSVKVMTDPSGKSKGFGFVSFEKHEDANKAVEEMNGKDINGKMVFVGRAQKKVERQAELKRKFEQLKQERISRYQGVNLYIKNLDDTIDDEKLRKEFSPFGSITSAKVMLEDGRSKGFGFVCFSSPDEATKAVTEMNGRIVGSKPLYVALAQRKEERKAHLTNQYMQRIAGMRALPANTIINQFQPTPGGYFMPAVPQAQNRPPYYAPNQIAQMRPNPRWQQGGRPQGFQGVPNTIRQSGPCPALRHLTPASNTQASRGLPTTPQRVGVPTAVQNLSPRPSVATPAPRAVPPYKYAANVRSPHPAIQPLQTPQPAVHVQGQEPLTASMLAAAPPQEQKQMLGERLFPLIQTMHNNLAGKITGMLLEIDNSELLHMLESPESLRSKVEEAVAVLQAHHAKKEAAQKVAVVAATS; translated from the coding sequence atgaACACTGCTGCCAGCAGTTACCCCATGGCCTCCCTATATGTCGGTGACTTGCACTCAGATGTCACCGAAGCCATGCTGTACGAGAAGTTCAGCCCTGCTGGACCCGTGCTGTCCATTCGGGTCTGCAGGGACATGATTACCAGGCGCTCCCTGGGATATGCCTATGTCAACTTTCAGCAACCAGCTGATGCTGAAAGGGCCCTGGATACCATGAACTTTGATGTCATTAAAGGCAAACCAATCCGTATCATGTGGTCTCAACGGGATCCCTCCTTGAGGAAATCAGGAGTTGGGAATGTTTTCATTAAAAACCTGGATAAGTCCATAGACAACAAGGCACTTTATGACACCTTTTCAGCATTTGGGAACATCTTGTCCTGCAAGGTGGTGTGTGATGAAAATGGTTCTAAAGGCTACGCATTTGTGCACTTTGAGACCCAGGATGCTGCAGATAGGGCCATCGAGAAGATGAACGGCATGCTTCTCAACGACCGAAAAGTGTTTGTTGGTAGATTCAAGTCAAGGAAAGAACGGGAAGCAGAGCTGGGAGCCAAAGCTAAGGAATTCACCAATGTGTACATCAAAAACTTTGGTGATGATATGGATGATGGAAGACTGAAGGAGCTTTTCAGCAAATATGGTAAAACTCTTAGTGTCAAAGTGATGACTGATCCTAGTGGAAAATCCAAAGGCTTTGGCTTTGTGAGTTTTGAGAAGCATGAAGATGCCAATAAGGCAGTtgaagaaatgaatggaaaagacaTCAATGGAAAGATGGTATTTGTAGGCCGGGCACAGAAAAAAGTTGAACGCCAGGCTGAATTAAAACGGAAATTTGAGCAGCTAAAACAAGAGAGAATCAGCCGCTACCAGGGGGTGAATCTCTATATTAAGAACTTGGATGACACCATTGATGATGAAAAATTAAGGaaggaattttctccttttggaTCAATTACCAGTGCCAAGGTGATGCTCGAGGATGGGAGAAGTAAAGGCTTTGGCTTTGTCTGCTTCTCTTCGCCTGATGAGGCAACCAAAGCAGTAACAGAAATGAATGGGCGCATTGTGGGCTCAAAGCCCTTGTATGTTGCACTTGcacagaggaaagaagaaaggaaagctcACCTAACCAATCAGTATATGCAGCGTATTGCAGGAATGAGAGCCCTACCTGCCAACACTATCATCAATCAGTTTCAGCCAACTCCTGGGGGCTACTTCATGCCAGCAGTGCCCCAGGCTCAGAATAGACCTCCTTATTATGCTCCCAATCAGATAGCCCAGATGAGACCCAATCCCCGATGGCAACAAGGTGGAAGACCTCAAGGCTTTCAAGGAGTACCAAACACCATTCGTCAGTCTGGGCCATGCCCTGCTCTTCGACACCTGACTCCAGCCAGTAATACCCAGGCTTCTCGAGGGCTCCCTACTACTCCTCAGAGAGTGGGGGTGCCCACTGCTGTGCAAAATTTATCTCCTAGACCCTCTGTAGCTACCCCTGCACCTCGAGCCGTCCCTCCTTACAAATATGCTGCAAATGTCCGAAGCCCCCATCCAGCCATCCAGCCTTTGCAGACACCTCAACCAGCAGTCCATGTGCAAGGCCAGGAGCCCTTGACAGCTTCCATGCTGGCTGCTGCTCCTCCCCAGGAACAGAAACAGATGCTAGGAGAGCGCTTGTTCCCATTGATTCAAACCATGCACAATAATTTAGCGGGGAAGATCACAGGTATGCTGCTAGAGATAGATAATTCAGAACTGCTGCACATGCTGGAGTCTCCAGAATCCCTCCGTTCAAAGGTGGAGGAAGCCGTAGCAGTATTACAAGCTCATCACGCCAAGAAGGAAGCTGCTCAGAAGGTGGCTGTGGTTGCTGCTACCTCTTAG